ctgcacacccgtgggatgttccaaataagtgtttgatgagcattcctcaactttatcagtatttattgccacctttcccaacttctttgtcacgtgttgctggcatcaaattctaaagttaatgattattggcacaaaagaaaatgtttatcagtttgaacatcaaatatgttgtctttgtagcatattcaactgaatatggcttgagaatgatttgcaaatcattgtattccgtttatatttacatctaacaccatttcccaactcatatggaaacggggtttgtacatcctcTCAAATATTCATTCTTTATTATCAGAGGAGTGAAATATGTTGTTGCGTTTTCCCAAATAAAGAGCAGAGAAATGTGTGCTAAAAGCTTTTTTTAATGCTGAGCAGAATCAGAAGTTTACATGTTgatcaatgttagcatgctagcgttagcatggaAGCAAAAGCTGATCGTCAAAAGACGTTTGGTTTTTTTCGGCTCGCCCAATTGGTCGATGTCGACCTCGGCGCCGCCCCCCAGGGAGATCAGCCGCGCCCACGCTTGGCCCCGCCTCCTTTGTCTGTCTTCTTGCCCTGCTCATTTTGGTAGCAGTGAGGTGTGACCTCCCCCCCCCCGCCGGAACAGCCTACACACATCATCTTCTGCCCCTCCCTGTCGCAGCGGAAGATGTTCCCGAGGCCGCCTTTGCCGAGATGGTCTCCCAGTTTGCTGAGCGCGGCCTTGAGTTTGTCGGCCTCGATGGGGTCTTTGCCTTTAGGCTGGAAGACCTTGGAGAAGACCATGACGTGCTGGGGCCACTGATTGATGTTCTCCACCAGCTGGAGGATGTTCAGCGCGCTGTTCTCATGCGTGCATCTGTCTGTGCACGGCGAGGCGAAGACGTAGAAGAGCATCAGATCCTTCTTCTTCTTGCCAACCGCCCACGTCTTGAAGGTGTTCAGAACGCGGTACTCGGCGTGGTCCGCTCGGTTGTCATATATGTAGTTGGGGCACTCATCCTTTACTTGCTGCCAGGTCATGGAGGACTGCTTGCACACCTTCAGAACATCTTCCCACGGCACCTTATCATTGGGACACATGGTGAGCACGTCGGGCCACCGCAGGAGGGTGGCGGCCACCACGTGCTCGTCCTCGTAGACGCGGCATTTCAGGATGGCGTTCTTGATGTTGTCACCCGGGTCAGGTATGGCGGAGACGTCATATTGACCGTTACGACCCTTGGGGACACGCACGGTCAGACTGAACATGGGCAGCTTGATCTTGTGCTGTTCCCTAGGAGACCGAgaccgcacgcacacacacacacacacacacacacacacgcacacacacacgtattaacCATGTGACCTTTGCTCCAACACCAATAGTATTCTTGCCATAACTCACCCATCCAAGTGAAGCCTGCAGGTGTGGGAACACAAAAAAAGAACTATCATAAACAAACAAGTAtgacaaacaaacaacaatagtaaacaaacaacaacagtaaacaaacaacaatagtaaacaaacaggaagtaaagTACCTTTGGAAGACTTGTTCAACAATTTTGGCAAGGAAGTTCTGGTCGATGGCCTGGGTCTTTGTTGCCATGACAACCACAATAAGTGCCAACAACCGCCAGCGCACATCagccatctacacacacacacacacacacacacacacaaacaaacaaacaaacaaaatgtgtTATTGCTTGAAAGTTTCAAGAAGGAAACAAGAAATATTGGACCCACCTTGTTGGACCTGGTTGCCGataatgaagatgatgatgatgttttCTGCTCACAGATCAAACCTCAAAGAGGAACTCACAATGTTGCTTAACAactcattacacacacacacacttgtgtccCCCACTtaaatgcattatatatatatatatgtatatatatatatatatatacagtatatgcatatatatattgtgaCAGCTCTGTGTCGCAGGGTTCTTTCCAGGACCAACAAACTGTGGCCAGGCGTTACCAagttcaatgtttttatttttctgtCCAGTTCAAAAAGTCTTTCTCCTTCCCTGCTCCCTCGCCTTCCGGCTTCTCTCTGGCTTTTCAGCTTCCGCTCTGCGGTCaccaacgctgctaataaagagacaggtgatcagataactcgttccagctgagatacccactcacctgtcatctgcttcacagccggctcctgcacatgccccgcccaTAGGCGACAcgtggaccacgccccctccacatgcctccaccgccaGTCTCAGGCCGGCAGCCGTCCGGCCGCGCCCACTCCCCCCGCAGAGGGCCGCgagaggaagtcggccacggccatcAGCGCCCCTGGCCTGTGGACCACCTGGAAGTTGTAGGGTTGCAACGCGAGGTACCACCGGGTGATCCTCGCGctggcatccttcatgcggtggagccattggagcggtttgtggtccgagcagaggctgaaggCGCACCCCAACAGGTAGTACCgaagggccccgaccgcccaccggatggcgaggcactccctctctaccgtactgtacctcgcctcccggtccgagagtttTCGGCTGATGTACAGGACGGGGCGGTCGACGCCCCCCACTCGCTGGGACACCACCGCCCCCAGCCCcctgcccgacgcgtccgcctgcagacagaaggGGATGGCAAAGTTAGGCATGCacagtaccggctcctcgcagagggctTTCTTTACCATCTCAAACacccgctggcactgctccgaCCACTGGACCAGTTCTGGAGCCCCTTTccgggtgaggtcagtcagtgggtccgcaaaccggggaatgaaccggcggtagtagcccgccagccccaaaaactgcctcatctctttttttgtcttgggaGGTGGACAGGCTGCGATAGCCGCCGTCTTGTCCATCTGCGGCCGCAcctgcccccccgccccccaagtggtaccccagatactgtacctccctccggccaactgcgcacttcgccgggttggcggtgagccccgcccgcctcaagGACTCGAGCACTGCTCCCACCCGCCGCATATGTTCTTCCCAGCtgccactctggatgatgacgtcatccaaatAGGCCGCAGCGTATGCCGCGTATGCCGCGTGCGGGCGCAGCACTCGGTCCATGAGACcctggaacgtggcgggcgcaccgaacaagccaaacggaagtgtcacgaattggtataaaccttccggagtggagaaggCCGTTTTTTCCCGGGCCTCTGGTgataagggaatctgccagtagcccttggttaaatccagcgtcgtgaaaaaacgagcagtgcctagccgatccaggagctcgtcgacccgaggcattgggtacgcgtcgaaccgtgatatttcattcaccttgcggtaatccacacagaagcgCACCGACCCATCCTacttccctaccagaacgatggggctgcaccacgcactgtgggattTTTCTATTACACCCAACTCAAGCATGGATTTTAATTCTTCCCGAACCACTTTGTgtttgtgttcggggagcctgtatggccgagatcgcaccgtaacacccgggctggtctcaatatgatgctgAATGAGGCTCGTGCGGCCGGGCCTagaggagaacacatcagaaaagcgtCGCTGCAGCTTAGCAACATCCACTCTCTGCGCTAATGTGAGCTGGTTGTCACAGGGCAGAAGGGGGG
The Entelurus aequoreus isolate RoL-2023_Sb linkage group LG18, RoL_Eaeq_v1.1, whole genome shotgun sequence DNA segment above includes these coding regions:
- the LOC133633471 gene encoding uncharacterized protein LOC133633471, which gives rise to MADVRWRLLALIVVVMATKTQAIDQNFLAKIVEQVFQRLHLDGEQHKIKLPMFSLTVRVPKGRNGQYDVSAIPDPGDNIKNAILKCRVYEDEHVVAATLLRWPDVLTMCPNDKVPWEDVLKVCKQSSMTWQQVKDECPNYIYDNRADHAEYRVLNTFKTWAVGKKKKDLMLFYVFASPCTDRCTHENSALNILQLVENINQWPQHVMVFSKVFQPKGKDPIEADKLKAALSKLGDHLGKGGLGNIFRCDREGQKMMCVGCSGGGGEVTPHCYQNEQGKKTDKGGGAKRGRG